A section of the Labrus mixtus chromosome 15, fLabMix1.1, whole genome shotgun sequence genome encodes:
- the acvr1ba gene encoding activin A receptor type 1Ba: MALKEIALTLLALLGSVAVGNALRCNCTNCEKTGFECETDGACMASTYFTEGKEQHVRICITRENLVPPGQPFYCLSAEGLLNTHCCYEDYCNSIDLKIPVPTKEGDWSGSGGSWGPVELVAVIAGPVFLLCVLLMVGVFLFQYHQRAYSHRQRLEVEDPSCDHLYLAKDKTLQDLIYDMSTSGSGSGLPLFVQRTVARTIVLQEIIGKGRFGEVWRGKWRGGDVAVKIFSSREERSWFREAEIYQTIMLRHENILGFIAADNKDNGTWTQLWLVSDYHEHGSLFDYLNRYSVTIEGMIKLALSAASGLAHLHMEILGTQGKPGIAHRDLKSKNILVKKNGMCAIADLGLAVRHESITDTIDIAPNQRVGTKRYMAPEVLDETINMKHFDSFKCADIYALGLVYWEIARRCNAGGIHEEYQLPYYDLVPSDPSIEEMRKVVCDQKLRPNVPNWWQSYESLRVMGKIMRECWYANGAARLTALRIKKTLSQLSVEEDIKM; this comes from the exons ctctgcgCTGTAACTGCACAAACTGTGAGAAGACGGGCTTTGAATGCGAGACAGATGGCGCCTGCATGGCCTCCACATACTTCACCGAAGGGAAGGAGCAGCACGTACGCATCTGTATCACTCGGGAAAACCTGGTCCCTCCTGGACAACCTTTCTACTGTCTGAGTGCCGAGGGCCTGCTCAACACACATTGCTGCTATGAAGATTATTGCAACAGTATTGACCTGAAAATCCCAG TCCCAACAAAGGAGGGGGACTGGTCAGGCTCAGGAGGCTCCTGGGGTCCTGTGGAGCTGGTGGCGGTCATCGCCGGGCCggtttttctcctctgtgtgctgctgatgGTGGGTGTGTTCCTGTTCCAGTATCATCAGAGGGCCTACAGCCATAGACAGAGGCTGGAGGTGGAAGACCCATCCTGTGACCATCTATACCTGGCCAAGGACAAGACCCTGCAGGACCTCATCTATGACATGTCCACCTCAGGATCTGGCTCTG GTTTGCCCCTGTTTGTACAGCGGACAGTGGCCAGGACCATTGTGCTGCAGGAGATAATAGGAAAGGGTCGCTTTGGTGAGGTGTGGCGAGGGAAGTGGCGGGGAGGAGACGTGGCGGTGAAGATCTTTTCGTCCAGAGAGGAGCGCTCCTGGTTCAGAGAGGCTGAGATCTATCAGACAATCATGCTGCGCCATGAAAACATCCTGGGATTCATTGCAGCAGACAATAAAG ataATGGCACATGGActcagctgtggttggtgtcaGATTATCATGAGCACGGCTCTCTCTTTGACTACCTAAACCGCTACTCTGTCACCATTGAGGGCATGATCAAACTGGCACTGTCAGCTGCCAGCGGCCTGGCACACCTCCACATGGAGATCCTCGGCACTCAGG GTAAGCCAGGCATTGCTCACCGTGACCTCAAGTCTAAAAATATCCTGGTTAAGAAGAACGGCATGTGTGCCATAGCTGACCTGGGCCTGGCAGTCCGCCACGAGTCCATCACAGACACAATCGATATAGCGCCGAACCAGCGTGTGGGCACTAAGAG GTATATGGCTCCAGAAGTCCTGGATGAAACCATCAACATGAAACACTTTGACTCCTTCAAATGTGCTGACATTTACGCACTGGGCCTGGTGTACTGGGAGATCGCACGTCGCTGCAATGCAGGAG gTATACACGAGGAGTACCAGCTGCCCTACTATGACCTGGTGCCCTCTGACCCCTCTATAGAAGAAATGAGGAAGGTAGTGTGTGACCAGAAACTTAGGCCCAATGTGCCCAACTGGTGGCAGAGCTATGAG TCCTTGCGTGTCATGGGGAAGATCATGAGGGAGTGCTGGTACGCCAACGGAGCAGCCAGACTGACGGCCCTGCGCATCAAGAAGACCCTGTCTCAGCTCAGCGTGGAGGAGGATATCAAGATGTGA